The Synechococcus sp. MU1643 genome contains a region encoding:
- a CDS encoding DUF3104 domain-containing protein, with translation MTVIVTDTDGAWRMADVIRGDGGSRNSRIPTMFHVAVVDTGVINWVDADYVTHIVPRV, from the coding sequence ATGACCGTGATCGTCACTGATACGGATGGGGCCTGGCGCATGGCGGACGTGATCCGGGGCGATGGTGGTTCCAGGAACTCCAGGATTCCGACGATGTTTCATGTGGCTGTTGTCGATACCGGCGTTATCAATTGGGTTGACGCCGATTATGTGACCCACATCGTTCCAAGGGTCTGA